The following proteins are encoded in a genomic region of Vibrio spartinae:
- a CDS encoding TRAP transporter large permease, producing MDWQIIIVLFGTFFIFLGLGVPISFGIAISSLLTVMLSLPFDAAIAVISQKLASGLDSFSLLAIPFFILAGNIMNQGGIALRLINFAKVLGGQLPGSLAHVNVLANMMFGSISGSAVASAAAVGGTMAPLQKKEGYDPAYSAAVNITSCPTGLLIPPSNTFIVYSLISGGTSIGALFLAGYIPGLLMGLSLMVVAAIIAKKRHYPLSEKPTGQIVLQRTLDALPSLSLIIIIMGGIIGGIFTATEASAIAVVYTLMLAVVFYREVTLRQLPGIILESVITTSIVLLLIGASMGMSWAMANADIPYMISDALMNVSENPLVVLLIINLILLIVGIFMDMTPALLIFTPIFLPIAMDLGMDPVHFGIMMTFNLCIGICTPPVGSALFIGCSVGKVKIDKVIKPLLPFYAVLVLALMLVTYIPEVSLALPQAFLGY from the coding sequence ATGGATTGGCAAATTATTATTGTTTTGTTTGGCACCTTCTTTATTTTCTTAGGATTAGGCGTACCCATCTCATTTGGTATTGCAATCTCATCCCTGTTAACGGTGATGCTTTCACTCCCTTTTGATGCCGCCATTGCGGTCATCTCACAAAAACTGGCCTCAGGTCTGGATAGCTTTTCTCTGTTAGCGATTCCCTTCTTTATTCTTGCGGGGAATATCATGAATCAGGGTGGTATCGCCCTGCGGTTGATTAATTTTGCCAAAGTGTTGGGCGGTCAGTTACCCGGCTCATTAGCGCACGTCAATGTACTCGCGAATATGATGTTTGGTTCGATTTCAGGCTCAGCCGTTGCGTCCGCAGCAGCGGTGGGTGGTACGATGGCTCCCCTGCAAAAGAAAGAGGGTTATGATCCGGCATATTCTGCGGCAGTCAACATTACCTCTTGCCCGACCGGATTGCTGATTCCGCCCAGTAACACTTTTATTGTCTACTCATTAATTTCTGGCGGAACATCGATTGGGGCGCTGTTCCTCGCGGGTTATATCCCTGGCCTGCTCATGGGATTAAGCTTAATGGTTGTCGCTGCGATTATTGCCAAAAAACGGCACTACCCCTTATCCGAAAAACCCACAGGGCAAATCGTGCTGCAAAGAACATTAGATGCATTACCCAGCCTTAGTCTGATCATCATCATCATGGGCGGTATTATCGGGGGAATTTTTACCGCGACTGAAGCCTCTGCTATTGCTGTGGTTTATACACTGATGCTGGCCGTGGTGTTCTATCGTGAAGTCACCTTAAGACAGTTACCCGGGATTATTTTAGAGTCAGTCATTACAACGTCGATTGTGCTGTTGCTGATCGGTGCATCGATGGGGATGTCTTGGGCGATGGCCAATGCTGATATCCCTTACATGATCAGTGATGCGTTGATGAATGTATCAGAAAATCCGCTGGTCGTGCTCCTCATCATTAACCTGATTCTGTTAATCGTGGGGATCTTTATGGATATGACGCCGGCCCTGTTGATTTTCACACCGATCTTTCTGCCGATTGCGATGGATCTCGGCATGGATCCGGTGCACTTCGGGATCATGATGACTTTTAACCTCTGTATCGGTATCTGCACACCGCCAGTCGGTAGCGCACTATTCATCGGTTGCTCCGTGGGTAAAGTGAAAATCGATAAAGTCATCAAACCGTTACTGCCTTTCTATGCAGTCTTAGTTCTCGCACTGATGCTGGTCACCTATATTCCGGAAGTCAGCTTAGCGCTGCCTCAAGCCTTCCTCGGCTATTAA
- a CDS encoding glycoside hydrolase family 31 protein, protein MKTLKHWQWDSARGNEVILRCDAKHTLHIFILEQDIFRVLVKKNESLRLDRTWTVSPSADDIDWHGRARTSTQGYSLPDYQLKHNDDEVEIATERLKLTITQPLQLHWHHRSQGDWHPLAHDRKTGAIQLATSSEGVAHFMHRGDNEHYFGLGEKTGNLNREGRRFEMRNLDAMGYNASSTDPLYKHIPFYITRTPDNVSYGLFYDNLASCWFDLGNELDNYHIKYRSYRAEDGDLDFYFILGPQVIDVTRAFVKLTGGTIFGPKWSLGYSGSTMRYTDEPNAQELLESFVDQCEAHQIPCDSFQLSSGYTSIGDKRYVFNWNHDKVPNPTAMSDHFHQHGLKLAANIKPCLLHDHPMYQTVKQQGLFIQDSESDTPEISVFWDADGSHLDFTNPKTVDWWQSNVTTQLLEKGIDATWNDNNEYEIWDRDARCYGFGSPIPVGLIRPLQPLLMMKASYHAQREFAPQLRPYLISRSGCPGMNRYVQTWSGDNRTNWTSLKYNIKMGLGMSLSGLYNLGHDVGGFSGDKPDPELFVRWVQNGVMHPRFTIHSWNDDGTVNEPWMYPEVTPIIRKAIALRYQLMPYLYDALWLAHHAHEPMLRPTFLDHEHDANTWSENDDFMLGQSLLVASVVEPDQRQRDVYLPENTVGWYDFYTHQWFSAGQTITRPAALETLPLLVKAGCALPLNPEAGVPNTQHDNQRVMLIFPAQGNHHFSQTIFDDDGESYAYQDGHYLELSLAVTSDAKTVQVSVSTSGDFNPDYNCVEIRLPMTENRQLIVNGQPAEKHHRISI, encoded by the coding sequence ATGAAAACATTAAAACATTGGCAATGGGATTCGGCTCGGGGTAACGAAGTGATTCTTCGCTGTGATGCGAAACATACACTACATATTTTTATCCTCGAACAAGACATCTTCCGTGTATTAGTCAAGAAAAACGAAAGCTTACGCCTCGACAGAACCTGGACGGTTTCACCGTCAGCCGATGATATCGACTGGCATGGCCGGGCAAGAACCTCAACACAAGGCTATTCGCTGCCCGATTATCAGTTAAAGCACAATGATGATGAGGTTGAAATCGCCACTGAGCGCCTTAAGCTGACAATCACACAACCTCTGCAACTGCACTGGCATCACCGCTCTCAAGGCGACTGGCATCCCCTCGCCCATGATCGTAAAACCGGGGCGATTCAACTTGCCACAAGTTCGGAAGGGGTCGCACACTTCATGCATCGGGGTGATAACGAGCATTACTTTGGTCTCGGAGAAAAGACCGGCAACCTCAATCGTGAAGGCCGTCGCTTTGAAATGCGCAATCTGGATGCCATGGGATACAATGCCAGCTCAACCGACCCGCTCTATAAACATATCCCGTTCTACATTACCCGAACCCCAGACAATGTCAGTTATGGGTTGTTCTACGATAACCTCGCCAGTTGCTGGTTCGACTTGGGGAATGAGCTCGACAACTATCACATCAAATATCGCAGTTATCGCGCTGAAGATGGCGATCTGGATTTCTATTTTATTCTTGGTCCTCAAGTGATTGATGTGACTCGCGCGTTCGTCAAATTAACCGGCGGGACAATCTTCGGCCCGAAATGGAGTTTAGGTTATAGCGGTTCAACGATGCGTTATACCGATGAACCCAATGCACAAGAACTGCTGGAGAGTTTCGTGGATCAGTGCGAAGCGCATCAAATCCCGTGCGACTCTTTCCAACTCTCATCCGGTTATACCTCGATTGGCGATAAACGTTATGTGTTTAACTGGAATCACGACAAAGTGCCCAATCCGACGGCCATGTCAGACCATTTCCACCAGCATGGTTTGAAGCTCGCAGCCAATATCAAACCCTGTTTGCTGCATGATCACCCCATGTATCAGACCGTCAAACAACAGGGGCTGTTTATTCAGGATTCAGAAAGCGATACCCCGGAAATCTCAGTCTTCTGGGATGCCGACGGCTCACACCTCGATTTTACCAATCCGAAAACGGTGGACTGGTGGCAAAGTAATGTCACTACACAACTGCTTGAAAAAGGTATCGACGCGACCTGGAACGACAATAATGAATACGAAATATGGGATCGCGATGCGCGCTGTTACGGATTCGGCAGCCCTATTCCTGTTGGCTTAATCAGACCATTACAGCCACTCCTGATGATGAAAGCGTCTTACCACGCGCAACGAGAATTCGCACCACAATTGCGGCCTTACCTCATTTCCCGTTCCGGCTGTCCCGGCATGAACCGATACGTGCAGACTTGGAGTGGTGACAACCGAACCAATTGGACCAGCCTGAAGTACAACATCAAAATGGGCTTGGGCATGAGTTTATCGGGGTTGTACAACCTCGGGCATGATGTCGGGGGATTCTCCGGAGATAAGCCCGATCCGGAACTCTTTGTTCGCTGGGTTCAAAACGGCGTAATGCACCCACGTTTTACCATTCATTCATGGAACGACGATGGGACGGTCAATGAGCCGTGGATGTATCCCGAAGTCACACCGATTATTCGCAAAGCGATCGCGCTGCGTTACCAATTGATGCCTTATCTCTATGATGCGCTTTGGCTGGCCCACCATGCCCATGAACCGATGCTCCGTCCGACATTCCTCGATCATGAGCATGATGCCAACACTTGGTCGGAAAATGATGACTTCATGCTCGGCCAGTCACTGCTGGTTGCTTCGGTGGTTGAACCGGATCAACGTCAGCGCGATGTTTATCTCCCGGAGAATACCGTGGGATGGTATGACTTCTATACTCACCAATGGTTTAGTGCCGGTCAAACCATCACGCGACCAGCCGCATTAGAAACCCTGCCGCTCCTTGTTAAAGCTGGCTGTGCATTACCACTCAATCCGGAAGCTGGCGTCCCCAACACGCAGCATGACAACCAACGTGTCATGCTGATCTTCCCGGCTCAGGGCAACCATCATTTTTCCCAAACCATTTTTGATGATGATGGTGAAAGTTATGCCTATCAGGACGGGCACTATTTAGAACTGTCTCTGGCTGTCACGAGCGATGCCAAAACAGTTCAGGTCTCTGTCTCGACATCTGGTGACTTTAACCCCGATTACAATTGCGTCGAGATTCGACTCCCGATGACAGAAAACCGCCAACTCATCGTCAACGGTCAACCGGCCGAAAAGCATCATCGCATTTCAATCTGA
- a CDS encoding mannitol dehydrogenase family protein yields the protein MNTIANTQLNSGVSLPEYDRSRLVTRIVHLGFGAFHRAHQALFTDETLQKTASDWGICEVSLFSGEDLITALRHQDHRYTVAEKGAQETAVKVIGAVTESCHPELDNIQAVLEKMVAPQVAIVSMTITEKGYCVDPATGQLDLDNPFIQQDLQTPHAPKSALGYIVEALKQRRDLGLQPFTVMSCDNIQENGHVARAAVLEFAQQLDPQLRLWIENHVTFPCTMVDRIVPAATPDTLDEIATLLGCHDPCAIACEPFRQWVIEDNFVAGRPEWDVAGAEFVDDVVPYEEMKLRMLNGSHSFLAYLGYLGGYEHISDTMTDAGYRQAAFDMMMKAQAPSLNMPEGTDLHAYATQLIERFTNPSLKHRTWQIAMDGSQKIPQRMGRSLSYHLTHGSDFSWIATGIAGWMRYVSGVDEAGNEIDVRDPMAKLLRDICDQHGLNVSVVPALLGVEAIFSRELGQNPQVIEAVSRAYQSLLDNGARATVAALSGEK from the coding sequence ATGAATACGATTGCAAATACACAACTGAATTCTGGCGTATCTTTACCAGAATATGATCGAAGCCGTCTGGTCACCAGAATCGTTCACTTAGGATTCGGCGCATTCCACCGCGCACATCAGGCACTCTTTACCGATGAAACTTTACAAAAAACCGCCAGTGACTGGGGGATCTGCGAAGTGAGTCTATTTAGCGGAGAAGACTTGATCACCGCACTGCGGCATCAGGATCACCGCTACACCGTGGCCGAAAAAGGCGCCCAGGAAACGGCCGTCAAAGTGATTGGGGCAGTGACAGAGTCATGCCATCCTGAACTGGATAACATTCAAGCTGTTCTGGAGAAAATGGTGGCCCCTCAAGTGGCAATCGTCTCGATGACGATCACCGAAAAAGGTTACTGTGTCGATCCGGCAACCGGTCAGCTCGATCTGGATAATCCTTTCATTCAGCAAGATCTACAAACACCACACGCCCCGAAATCAGCGCTGGGTTATATCGTTGAAGCGTTAAAACAACGTCGTGACCTCGGATTACAACCCTTTACGGTCATGTCGTGCGATAACATTCAAGAAAACGGGCATGTCGCCAGAGCAGCGGTACTTGAATTTGCTCAGCAACTTGATCCACAACTTCGTCTCTGGATTGAAAATCATGTCACTTTTCCTTGTACCATGGTCGATCGCATTGTACCGGCAGCCACGCCTGATACACTCGACGAGATTGCAACCTTACTGGGTTGCCACGATCCATGTGCAATTGCCTGTGAACCGTTCAGACAATGGGTTATTGAAGATAATTTCGTCGCCGGACGTCCCGAATGGGACGTCGCTGGTGCAGAGTTTGTCGACGACGTCGTCCCCTACGAAGAAATGAAACTGAGAATGCTTAACGGAAGTCACTCGTTTCTCGCTTACCTAGGCTACCTCGGTGGCTATGAGCATATCTCTGATACCATGACTGATGCGGGCTATCGTCAAGCAGCTTTCGATATGATGATGAAAGCGCAGGCTCCCTCACTCAATATGCCGGAAGGAACGGATCTACACGCCTATGCCACTCAATTGATTGAACGTTTCACCAACCCAAGCTTGAAGCATCGGACATGGCAAATCGCGATGGACGGCAGTCAGAAAATACCACAACGGATGGGGCGCAGCCTGAGCTATCATCTGACGCATGGCAGTGATTTTTCGTGGATTGCGACCGGAATTGCCGGCTGGATGCGTTATGTCTCTGGTGTCGATGAAGCCGGCAATGAGATTGATGTGCGCGATCCGATGGCAAAACTGCTGCGCGATATCTGTGATCAACACGGTCTCAATGTCTCGGTTGTGCCGGCATTACTCGGCGTAGAAGCGATTTTCTCTCGTGAACTGGGCCAAAACCCACAAGTGATTGAGGCTGTCAGCCGTGCCTATCAATCGTTATTGGATAACGGCGCCCGCGCAACAGTCGCCGCGCTGTCAGGAGAAAAATAA